In Ischnura elegans chromosome 9, ioIscEleg1.1, whole genome shotgun sequence, the following proteins share a genomic window:
- the LOC124165303 gene encoding MAPK regulated corepressor interacting protein 2-like: MSYPKPQIQSMNGKRLSSQRMQQENVSPQHEELIKYIYESWNKVSREADIGQNGSSSNKGMPSVSYYQPRETNPQLKDFKAFDLEAWWGQRVVQSITGTQSM, from the exons ATGAG ttatccGAAACCCCAGATTCAATCGATGAATGGGAAAAGACTGAGTAGTCAAAGAATGCAACAAGAGAATGTTAGTCCTCAGCATGAAGAATTAATCAAGTATATTTATGAAT CATGGAACAAAGTTTCTAGGGAAGCAGATATCGGACAGAATGGATCTAGCAGTAATAAAG GAATGCCTTCAGTCTCCTATTATCAACCTCGGGAAACCAATCCACAACTTAAAG ATTTTAAAGCCTTTGACCTAGAAGCATGGTGGGGACAACGGGTTGTACAGAGTATAACTGGAACTCAGTCAATGTAG